The following are from one region of the Phycisphaerales bacterium genome:
- a CDS encoding pseudouridine-5'-phosphate glycosidase: MATQSHAPTQRTQPVRRVAGRAAVALETTLLAHGLPRGQGLPLAGELDEIIAGHDARPATIGVLDGVPIVGMTSEELTEFLGRGHIEKANSANLGPLIHQRATAATTVSATVQLAASAGIRVMATGGLGGVHQNAAQRLDISADLSALTRHPVAVVSSGVKAILDVASTRELLETLGIPVLGYKTETFPAFYLTDSEASVDAVFDDPAEIAAFARKHLAATGRGILVVKPVPAQHAIEPHLWHHWLQEAQSTTPAVQGRAATPAILDGLHRISNGKTLSANLALVRENADLAARIAAQMAR; encoded by the coding sequence ATGGCCACCCAATCGCACGCCCCAACGCAGCGCACCCAGCCCGTGCGCCGCGTTGCAGGGCGTGCGGCCGTTGCGCTCGAAACAACCCTGCTCGCCCACGGCCTGCCACGGGGCCAGGGCCTGCCGCTGGCCGGGGAACTCGACGAAATCATCGCCGGCCACGACGCTCGGCCTGCCACCATCGGCGTGCTCGATGGTGTGCCCATCGTCGGCATGACCAGCGAAGAGCTGACCGAGTTCCTGGGCCGCGGCCACATCGAGAAGGCCAATTCCGCCAATCTCGGCCCGCTCATCCACCAGCGGGCTACCGCCGCCACGACCGTCAGCGCCACCGTGCAACTGGCCGCCAGCGCCGGCATCCGAGTCATGGCCACGGGCGGCCTCGGCGGCGTGCACCAGAACGCGGCGCAGCGGCTGGACATCAGCGCTGATCTCTCCGCCCTCACCCGACACCCCGTCGCCGTCGTCTCAAGCGGCGTCAAGGCCATCCTCGACGTTGCCTCCACGCGCGAACTGCTCGAGACCCTGGGCATCCCCGTGCTTGGCTACAAGACCGAGACCTTCCCGGCGTTCTACCTCACCGACAGCGAAGCCAGCGTCGACGCGGTGTTCGACGATCCCGCCGAGATCGCCGCGTTTGCTCGGAAGCACCTGGCAGCCACGGGGCGCGGCATCCTGGTCGTCAAGCCCGTGCCCGCCCAGCACGCCATCGAGCCACACCTGTGGCACCACTGGCTGCAGGAAGCCCAGAGCACGACGCCGGCCGTGCAGGGGCGCGCCGCCACGCCAGCCATCCTCGACGGCCTGCACCGCATCTCGAACGGCAAGACGCTCAGCGCCAACCTCGCGCTCGTGCGCGAAAACGCCGACTTGGCCGCGCGCATCGCCGCCCAAATGGCCCGCTAG
- a CDS encoding pyridoxal phosphate-dependent aminotransferase, with amino-acid sequence MSWVKLAERVDSLEGSATVAVATRAKALKAQGKDIVSFGAGEPDFDTPEVIKRAAIDALEAGQTKYEAAAGPKPAREAIARKLQADNGLEIDANGVVIVSGAKAAFFQACFALLGDMAPDGQPWEVIVPTPAWVSYEPIVKMCGGTVVEVDLKPEDGFVLRPEALRKAVTARTRMVIINTPSNPCGAVYTREALAELAEVLGDAVRAIAPNLVVVTDEIYEKLVFDGLEHVSMGSMEPVKDRTLTINALSKSYAMTGWRVGYAAATGALADELIPAMSRIQAQTITNITSFLYPAISTAFDKSADDIERFRSTFEARRDLVMTMLEGVDGVETARPQGAMYAFPRVAGHYGKASAGGAKVTDSLSFCEALLEEHGVAMVPGGAFGGRGDEHVRISYACSEADIRKGIERLGAFVKGLR; translated from the coding sequence ATGTCCTGGGTGAAGCTGGCTGAGCGAGTCGATAGCTTGGAGGGTTCGGCCACGGTGGCCGTCGCGACGCGTGCCAAGGCGTTGAAGGCCCAGGGCAAGGACATCGTCAGCTTCGGCGCAGGCGAGCCGGACTTCGACACGCCCGAGGTCATCAAGCGGGCCGCCATCGACGCGCTCGAGGCCGGGCAGACCAAGTACGAGGCGGCCGCGGGTCCCAAGCCCGCGCGTGAGGCGATCGCCCGGAAGCTGCAGGCCGATAACGGGCTGGAGATCGACGCCAATGGCGTGGTCATCGTCTCGGGAGCCAAGGCCGCGTTCTTCCAGGCGTGCTTTGCGCTGCTTGGTGATATGGCGCCCGACGGCCAGCCATGGGAGGTCATCGTGCCCACGCCCGCGTGGGTGAGCTACGAGCCCATCGTGAAGATGTGCGGCGGCACGGTCGTCGAGGTTGACCTGAAGCCCGAAGACGGCTTCGTGCTGAGACCCGAAGCGCTGCGGAAGGCCGTCACGGCGCGCACGCGCATGGTGATCATCAACACGCCCAGCAACCCCTGCGGTGCGGTGTATACCCGTGAGGCGCTGGCTGAGCTGGCCGAGGTGCTGGGTGACGCGGTTCGGGCGATTGCGCCGAACCTGGTCGTGGTGACCGACGAGATCTACGAGAAGCTGGTGTTCGACGGGCTCGAGCACGTGTCGATGGGTTCGATGGAGCCGGTGAAGGATCGCACGCTGACGATCAACGCGCTGAGCAAGAGCTACGCCATGACCGGCTGGCGCGTGGGCTATGCGGCGGCGACGGGGGCGCTGGCCGACGAGCTCATTCCCGCCATGTCGCGCATCCAGGCGCAGACCATCACCAACATCACGTCGTTCCTGTACCCAGCCATCTCGACGGCCTTCGATAAGTCCGCCGATGACATCGAGCGGTTCCGCAGCACGTTCGAGGCCCGTCGCGACCTCGTCATGACCATGCTCGAGGGCGTTGATGGCGTCGAGACGGCCCGGCCTCAGGGGGCGATGTACGCGTTTCCGCGGGTGGCAGGGCACTACGGCAAGGCGAGCGCGGGGGGCGCCAAGGTGACCGACTCGCTGAGCTTCTGCGAGGCGCTGCTGGAAGAGCACGGCGTGGCGATGGTGCCCGGCGGAGCCTTCGGCGGGCGCGGCGACGAGCATGTGCGCATCAGCTATGCCTGCTCGGAGGCGGACATCCGCAAGGGCATCGAGCGCCTGGGCGCGTTCGTGAAGGGACTGCGCTAG
- the secA gene encoding preprotein translocase subunit SecA: MASNQGIPVIGPVLNKIIGTRNERFVKKYTSKVEQINGFSDEMSGLTDSELKSRFRAYRKRIEGGEKAEALLPEVFAVAREAMDRSVGIRNTLNPEHDFDASQLPADMQKLHAELKKQADELPLMLPRTFMGEAPQGAVPDEKDEFLGSTEPIPGWVRVEIPPEFYAAVRELIPESRPPFRTRPFDVQLLGAMVLSQGKIAEMKTGEGKTIVAPLATCLAAVEGLKIHVVTVNDYLVQRDRDWTFPFFHALGMTVGAIHPQHMQPEEIKRHMYRCDVVYGTTSEFGFDYLRDNMKRSVAEQVQRRREFAIVDEVDSTLIDEARTPLIISGPAHEDRPRYEQADELARHLVELNKPWTQADEKVQEAVNRIKALEGDVRTARSKDDAKQMQAELAQLRKELPALEEARDQHTQYYEIKPERKQAYLTHEGIAEAQRKAGVGSFYVDENMDLPHLMEQALRAHVVYELDRDYVIMNTQSPQTGQPEPSVVIVDTFTGRPMIGRQWSDGLHQAVEAKEKVPVKQETQTVATVTIQNFFKMYERLAGMTGTADTEAQEFNDIYSLDVVSIPTNRPVIRNDYDDLMFLREKDKWEAIVDEIKAFHDVGRPILVGTTSVERSEFLGKMLQRKHGVKHEVLNAKQHEREAHIVVNAGQLGAVMIATNMAGRGTDIKLGKCSREHLIDHWLRRGIASRELKPDASEEQLRENIFRKMAQTELKEDGLSKRDVEQMPFEDIELALLKRWAATYTYMTDKQVQAATRDELMAELDACGRFLIHRIRWFDNIEDMGGLHVIGTERHESRRIDNQLRGRSGRQGDQGSTRFFVSLEDPLMKMFAGAAMQNFLSKVGGMKEGDAIEHPWLSKSFERAQRKVEERNFQIRKNILEYDEVMEHQRQFFYGLRQRVLEGRDVKGLVLTYIDVVIDEACEQYLDKDYPAECAAEYAKQQLDCSIMPDRLRGKDYEEMDTAIRREAKEDARQMIDLTLGEYMPMEGSEVSVDFDSAGLINWAKSRFDVELHAADLREGGAAERRHVFDTLVERAHEKIDQADLAGLARFTEKHYGASELAKWVKNRFGFEVQTQELVKAEESEDDSAGEYIKQKAREIYHDLEVKYPAEFAMNVTRNLMRTSPGDALGQLSDWANRRYQLGLTEEQLRKTNPAALQKQIEEASREFVDSGRLDKEISDALACPNDDTLDAHLKQRFNLRTGVPDWMRGLRGQQREGVVRGRVEELLRAEMLHLERMVLLEALDNQWRDHLYQMDQLRDGISFRAFSQQDPRIAFKSEGAKLFGEMQQSVRTRVTDYIFKIQVGPEQAQSRSGLGPMMGPRGGGGGQAGQGGQRPAPARPAAGGPPPAGGITGPGMG; the protein is encoded by the coding sequence ATGGCAAGCAACCAGGGCATTCCCGTCATCGGGCCCGTGCTAAACAAGATCATCGGCACCCGCAACGAGCGCTTCGTCAAGAAGTACACGAGCAAGGTCGAGCAGATCAACGGCTTCAGCGACGAGATGAGCGGGCTGACCGACTCGGAGCTCAAGAGCAGGTTCCGCGCGTACCGCAAGCGCATCGAAGGTGGTGAGAAGGCCGAAGCGCTCCTGCCCGAGGTATTCGCAGTGGCGCGAGAAGCCATGGACCGCTCGGTGGGCATCCGCAACACGCTCAACCCCGAGCACGACTTCGACGCCAGCCAGCTTCCTGCGGACATGCAGAAGCTGCACGCCGAACTCAAGAAGCAGGCCGACGAGCTGCCCTTGATGCTGCCTCGCACGTTCATGGGCGAAGCCCCGCAGGGCGCCGTGCCCGACGAGAAGGACGAGTTCCTGGGCTCGACCGAGCCCATCCCCGGCTGGGTGCGGGTGGAGATTCCGCCGGAGTTCTACGCGGCGGTTCGTGAGTTGATTCCCGAGAGCCGACCGCCCTTCCGGACGCGTCCGTTCGACGTGCAGTTGCTGGGTGCGATGGTGCTGAGCCAGGGCAAGATCGCTGAGATGAAGACCGGCGAGGGCAAGACGATCGTGGCGCCGCTGGCCACGTGCCTGGCGGCGGTCGAGGGACTGAAGATCCACGTCGTGACGGTGAATGACTACCTGGTGCAGCGCGACCGCGACTGGACGTTCCCGTTCTTCCACGCGCTGGGCATGACGGTGGGGGCCATCCACCCCCAGCACATGCAGCCCGAGGAGATCAAGCGGCACATGTACCGCTGCGACGTGGTGTATGGCACCACCAGCGAGTTCGGGTTTGACTACCTGCGCGACAACATGAAGCGATCGGTGGCCGAGCAGGTGCAGCGTCGGCGCGAGTTCGCGATCGTCGACGAGGTGGACTCGACGCTGATCGACGAGGCGCGGACGCCCCTGATTATCAGTGGCCCCGCCCACGAGGATCGGCCGCGGTACGAGCAGGCCGATGAGCTTGCGCGGCACCTTGTGGAGCTGAACAAGCCCTGGACGCAGGCCGACGAAAAGGTGCAGGAGGCGGTCAATCGCATCAAGGCGCTCGAGGGCGACGTGCGCACCGCGCGGAGCAAGGACGACGCGAAGCAGATGCAGGCCGAGCTGGCGCAGCTGCGCAAGGAGCTGCCGGCCCTCGAAGAGGCCCGCGACCAGCACACGCAGTACTACGAGATCAAGCCCGAGCGCAAGCAGGCGTACCTGACGCACGAGGGCATCGCCGAGGCACAGCGCAAGGCCGGCGTGGGCTCGTTCTACGTCGATGAAAACATGGACCTGCCCCACCTGATGGAGCAGGCGCTGCGCGCCCACGTGGTGTACGAGCTCGACCGCGACTACGTCATCATGAACACGCAGAGCCCCCAGACGGGCCAGCCCGAGCCCAGCGTCGTGATCGTGGACACGTTCACGGGCCGGCCGATGATCGGTCGGCAGTGGAGCGACGGGCTGCACCAGGCCGTGGAGGCCAAGGAGAAGGTGCCCGTCAAGCAGGAAACGCAGACCGTCGCGACGGTGACGATCCAGAATTTCTTCAAGATGTACGAGCGGCTGGCGGGCATGACGGGTACGGCCGACACCGAGGCCCAGGAGTTCAACGACATCTACAGCCTGGACGTGGTGAGCATCCCGACCAACCGGCCGGTGATCCGCAACGACTACGACGACCTGATGTTCCTGCGCGAGAAGGACAAGTGGGAGGCCATCGTCGACGAGATCAAGGCCTTCCATGACGTGGGGCGACCCATCCTGGTGGGTACCACCAGCGTGGAGCGGAGCGAGTTTCTGGGCAAGATGCTCCAGCGCAAGCACGGCGTGAAGCACGAGGTGCTCAACGCCAAGCAACACGAACGCGAGGCCCACATCGTGGTGAACGCGGGCCAGCTTGGCGCCGTGATGATCGCGACGAACATGGCCGGCCGTGGCACGGACATCAAGCTAGGCAAGTGCTCGCGGGAGCATCTCATCGACCACTGGCTGCGCCGGGGCATCGCCTCGCGCGAGCTCAAGCCCGACGCCAGCGAAGAACAGCTGCGTGAGAACATCTTCCGCAAGATGGCCCAGACTGAGTTGAAAGAAGACGGCCTAAGCAAGCGGGACGTCGAGCAGATGCCGTTCGAAGACATCGAACTGGCGCTGCTCAAGCGCTGGGCGGCGACGTACACCTACATGACGGACAAGCAGGTGCAGGCGGCCACGCGCGACGAACTGATGGCCGAGCTGGACGCGTGCGGCCGGTTCCTGATCCACCGCATCCGCTGGTTCGACAACATCGAGGACATGGGCGGCCTGCACGTCATCGGCACCGAGCGGCACGAGAGCCGCCGCATCGATAACCAGCTGCGTGGTCGCTCGGGCCGCCAGGGCGACCAGGGTTCGACGCGGTTCTTCGTGAGCCTGGAAGATCCGCTCATGAAGATGTTCGCCGGCGCCGCGATGCAGAACTTCCTGTCCAAGGTGGGCGGCATGAAGGAAGGCGACGCCATCGAGCACCCATGGCTGAGCAAGAGCTTCGAGCGGGCCCAGCGCAAGGTCGAGGAGCGGAACTTCCAGATCCGCAAGAACATCCTCGAATACGACGAGGTCATGGAGCACCAGCGCCAGTTCTTCTACGGCCTGCGCCAGCGCGTGCTCGAGGGCCGCGACGTCAAGGGCCTGGTACTGACCTACATCGACGTGGTGATCGACGAGGCCTGCGAGCAGTATTTGGACAAGGACTACCCCGCCGAGTGCGCGGCCGAGTACGCCAAGCAGCAGCTTGATTGCTCGATCATGCCCGATCGCCTGCGCGGCAAGGACTACGAGGAGATGGACACGGCCATCCGCCGCGAGGCCAAGGAAGACGCGCGGCAGATGATCGACCTGACCCTGGGCGAGTACATGCCCATGGAAGGCTCGGAAGTCAGCGTCGACTTCGATTCGGCGGGCCTGATCAACTGGGCCAAGAGCCGCTTCGACGTGGAACTGCACGCGGCGGATCTGCGCGAGGGTGGGGCCGCCGAGCGTCGCCACGTGTTCGACACGCTTGTCGAGCGAGCCCACGAGAAGATCGATCAGGCCGACCTGGCGGGCCTGGCTCGGTTCACCGAAAAGCACTACGGCGCGAGTGAGCTGGCCAAGTGGGTCAAGAACCGCTTTGGCTTCGAGGTGCAGACGCAGGAACTCGTAAAGGCCGAGGAGTCCGAGGACGATTCGGCGGGCGAGTACATCAAGCAGAAGGCTCGTGAGATCTACCACGACCTGGAAGTGAAGTACCCTGCCGAGTTCGCGATGAACGTGACGCGAAACCTGATGCGCACGAGCCCGGGCGACGCGCTGGGCCAGCTCTCTGACTGGGCCAACCGGCGCTACCAGCTGGGCCTGACCGAGGAGCAGCTTCGCAAGACCAACCCCGCGGCGCTGCAGAAGCAGATCGAAGAGGCATCGCGCGAGTTCGTCGACTCGGGCCGGCTTGACAAGGAGATCAGCGACGCCCTGGCGTGCCCCAACGATGACACGCTCGACGCACACTTGAAGCAGCGGTTCAACCTGCGCACGGGCGTGCCCGATTGGATGCGCGGATTGCGGGGCCAGCAGCGCGAGGGCGTGGTGCGTGGGCGCGTCGAGGAACTCCTGCGGGCCGAGATGCTCCACCTGGAGCGAATGGTGCTGCTGGAGGCCTTGGACAACCAGTGGCGCGACCACCTGTACCAGATGGATCAGCTGCGCGACGGCATCAGCTTCCGGGCCTTCAGCCAGCAGGACCCGCGCATCGCCTTCAAGAGCGAGGGCGCCAAGCTGTTCGGCGAGATGCAGCAGTCGGTGCGCACCCGTGTGACCGATTACATCTTCAAGATCCAGGTCGGCCCCGAGCAGGCCCAAAGCCGCAGCGGTCTGGGGCCCATGATGGGCCCGCGCGGCGGCGGAGGGGGGCAAGCCGGGCAGGGCGGGCAGCGACCGGCGCCCGCTCGGCCGGCGGCCGGTGGACCACCCCCGGCGGGCGGCATCACCGGGCCGGGCATGGGTTGA
- a CDS encoding HU family DNA-binding protein, which yields MAKKTTTRSRKKTTKKTVRRTKTAASSRKAPARKTSTRRATATKSTGTKITGARGKPRTKSEIQATIAEHVGISKKEVAQVFDTMSTMIAADLKKGSVGTFNVPGMMKVTVQRKPATKARKGINPFTGEPTTFKAKPARNVVKVRPLKALKDMVA from the coding sequence ATGGCCAAGAAGACCACGACTCGTTCTCGCAAGAAGACCACCAAGAAAACCGTTCGTCGCACCAAGACCGCCGCCAGCAGCCGCAAGGCGCCGGCCCGCAAGACCTCCACCCGCCGGGCGACCGCGACCAAGTCCACCGGCACCAAGATCACCGGCGCCAGGGGCAAGCCCCGCACCAAGAGCGAGATCCAGGCGACCATCGCCGAGCACGTGGGCATCTCCAAGAAGGAGGTCGCCCAGGTCTTCGACACGATGAGCACCATGATCGCTGCCGACCTCAAGAAGGGCAGCGTGGGCACCTTCAACGTCCCCGGCATGATGAAGGTCACCGTCCAGCGCAAGCCCGCCACCAAGGCACGCAAGGGCATCAACCCCTTCACCGGCGAGCCCACCACCTTCAAGGCAAAGCCCGCCCGCAACGTCGTCAAGGTCCGCCCCCTCAAGGCCCTCAAGGACATGGTCGCCTGA
- a CDS encoding HAD hydrolase family protein produces the protein MSHVPRSASTTHDELPQAFRDKAAGVKLLCLDVDGTLTDGGLYINEDNVETRRYNVHDGQGITAWHRLGYATAIVTARPARSVRRRARDLSIAHLYDNVTDKRQTILTLARSLKLTPEQIAFVGDDLSDLRAMHTVGCPIAVGDADQSIKDLSLLTTKALGGHGAVREAIWAIVRAQGKLDHLMALYA, from the coding sequence ATGAGCCACGTTCCTCGTTCCGCAAGCACCACCCACGACGAATTGCCCCAGGCCTTCCGCGATAAGGCCGCCGGCGTGAAGCTGCTCTGCCTGGACGTTGACGGCACCCTCACCGACGGCGGGCTCTACATTAACGAGGACAACGTCGAGACCCGCCGATACAACGTCCACGACGGCCAGGGCATCACCGCCTGGCATCGCCTGGGCTACGCCACCGCCATCGTCACGGCCCGTCCTGCTCGCTCGGTCCGTCGCCGCGCCAGGGATCTGAGCATCGCGCACCTCTACGACAACGTCACCGACAAGCGGCAGACCATCCTGACCCTGGCCCGCTCGCTCAAGCTCACGCCCGAGCAGATCGCCTTCGTCGGCGACGATCTCTCCGACCTGCGAGCGATGCACACCGTGGGCTGCCCCATCGCCGTGGGCGATGCAGACCAGAGCATCAAGGACCTAAGCCTGCTGACCACCAAGGCCCTGGGAGGCCACGGAGCCGTGCGAGAGGCCATCTGGGCCATCGTGCGCGCCCAAGGCAAGCTCGATCACCTCATGGCCCTGTACGCTTAG
- a CDS encoding NAD(P)-dependent oxidoreductase, with protein sequence MKNSPNSGSSSNDVLVTRAMPGPFDVGDARVRVLGEGLPDRQVVLDALPGTRVLVTMFTDKVDAEMLTASEGSLLGVCQYAVGTDNIDFEACKDAGVVVTNTPDAVTEGTADLAWALLLAVARRVVEADAYARSEAYRENGPLGMGDFLGADLTGRTLLIVGAGRIGRAVALRSIGWGMRVLYVARSRHWDFELAPLAAERVELDEGLARADVVSLHTPLTEQTRHLIDERRLGLMKENAILINTARGPVVDEAALAEALASGQIWGAGLDVFEREPEVHPGLIAAKNAVLTPHIGSAERRYREMMTAMVAGNVRAILAGEEPPNRVG encoded by the coding sequence GTGAAAAACAGCCCAAATTCCGGTTCGAGCAGCAACGACGTACTAGTAACGCGGGCGATGCCCGGCCCTTTCGACGTCGGCGATGCCCGCGTGCGTGTGCTGGGCGAAGGGCTGCCCGACCGGCAGGTCGTGCTCGACGCGCTGCCCGGGACGCGGGTGCTGGTGACCATGTTTACCGACAAGGTCGACGCCGAGATGCTTACGGCCAGCGAGGGATCACTCCTTGGCGTGTGTCAGTACGCAGTGGGCACCGACAACATCGATTTCGAGGCGTGCAAGGACGCCGGCGTGGTGGTGACCAACACGCCCGATGCGGTGACCGAGGGCACCGCCGACCTGGCGTGGGCCCTGCTGCTGGCGGTGGCGCGGCGGGTGGTGGAGGCTGATGCCTATGCGCGGAGCGAGGCGTATCGGGAAAACGGGCCGCTGGGCATGGGCGACTTCCTGGGGGCCGACCTGACCGGCCGCACGCTGCTGATCGTGGGGGCGGGGCGCATTGGCCGGGCGGTGGCTCTGCGGTCAATCGGCTGGGGCATGCGCGTGCTGTACGTGGCGCGGAGCCGACACTGGGACTTCGAGCTTGCGCCGCTGGCGGCCGAGCGGGTGGAACTCGACGAGGGGCTGGCGCGGGCCGACGTGGTGAGCCTTCACACGCCGCTGACCGAGCAGACGCGACACCTGATCGACGAGCGGCGGCTGGGGCTGATGAAGGAGAACGCGATCCTGATCAACACGGCGCGCGGGCCGGTGGTTGACGAGGCGGCGCTGGCCGAGGCGTTGGCGTCGGGCCAGATCTGGGGCGCGGGGCTGGACGTCTTCGAGCGAGAACCGGAGGTGCACCCGGGGCTGATCGCGGCGAAGAACGCCGTGCTGACGCCGCACATCGGGAGTGCGGAGCGTCGGTATCGGGAGATGATGACGGCGATGGTGGCGGGGAACGTGCGGGCGATTCTGGCGGGGGAAGAGCCGCCGAATCGGGTTGGCTAA